TATACGACTACCGCCAAATACGGACATCGCGATCATCGAGGTGGTGGACGCAGTTCCGCCCGCGAAACGGTTTGCCGGGTCTTTGCAGGCGCGATCGCCCGTCAACTGTTGACTACCGTCGGTGTGGAAGTAGGCGCTTGTGTTTCGGGTGTCGGTCCCTATCAGTTCGCCACTGCCGATCGCTTTTTCAGCCGCGAGGAAGTTGACGCGAACATACTCCGTTGTCCGGATGAAACCGCCGCTGATCAGATGATCCGGTATATCGAAGAGCTAAAGTCACTGGGCGATACCACCGGCGGTGTCATCACCGGCTTCGTCCGTGGCATGCCAGCCGGATGGGGTGAACCGGTATTCGATAAACTCCACGCCGATCTGGGTAAGGCGATGTTGAGCATCAACGCCGTTCATGGATTCGAATACGGAAGCGGCTTCGCTGCCGCGGCCATGAAAGGCTCTGAACATAACGATGTCTTTACGACTGCGAAGGCTGGCCGGATCGTGACGCGTACCAACCATTCCGGGGGAATCCAAGGGGGTATTTCCAATGGGATGGACATCCGTTTCCGCGTAGCCTTCAAACCCGTCGCCACTCTGCTGAAGCCGCAGGAAACAGTCGATACGGGAGGAAATCCTACTGTCCTGGAAGCCAAAGGGCGGCACGATCCGTGCGTAGTGCCGCGCGCCGTTCCGATCGTCGAAGCGATGACCTGTCTGGTGCTAGCCGATCACTATCTGCGCCACCGCTCCTCCCGCTTGTAAACAATATTTATCGAAAATCCCGTTAGTATAATATCAATTAAAGTCATGAAAAAAATACTGAAGTGGTTCTTCATCGTAATCGGAGTCTTGTTGGTGCTATTGATCGCCACTCCGTTTCTTTTCAAGGACAAATTGGTTGGCCTGATCAAAGAGGAAACGAATAAGAACCTGAACGCGACGGTTGACTTCTCGGATGCCAGTCTTTCTTTGATCCGGAGTTTCCCCAACCTCTCCCTGGAGTTGGAGAATCTATCGGTCATCAACATGGCCCCCTTCGCCGGTGATACCTTGGTCTATGCGAAGTCACTCGGCATTACGGTCGATATCATGTCGGTCATCCGAGGTAGTGAGATCAACATCCGCTCCGTCACGGTCGCGGATGCGGTCATGAATTTCCTGGTCACCAAAGAAGGGAAAGCGAACTGGGATATTGCCAAACCTTCTGAAACGCCCACCGCTGCTGGTGAACCATCGAAATTCAAGGCGAGTCTGAAGTCGTATACGGTTTCCAACGCGGATGTAACCTACGATGACCGGTCGCTCGATTTTTACCTGCGCCTTAAAGATGTGAATCATGCAGGCAAAGGAGATTTTACCCAAGACCTGTTCGTCCTGTCGACCACTACCATCAGTCCGAACGTTGCGATGAAGTATGGTGGTGTACCGTATATCGCTGCGGCAAAAGCCGAAATTCTGGCCGACCTCGACATGGACATGAAGCAATTCAAGTTCACGTTCAAGCAAAATCAACTCAAGCTCAATGAACTTGAACTGGGTGTCGATGGTTGGGTGGCCATGCCGGACACCAACATCGACATGGACTTGAAATTCAACGCCCCGAAAGCCGATTTCCGGAACTTCCTGTCCATGATTCCAGCCGTTTATTCCAAGGACTTTTCTTCCATTCAGGCGAATGGCAAAATGGCCCTGTCCGGTTTCATCAAAGGCCGATACAATGCCGCCAGTATGCCGGGATTCGGACTGAAGTTGGATATTGATAACGGGCGATTCAAATATCCCAGCCTGCCGGCCGAAGTACGCAGCGTGTTCGTCAACCTGGCGGTTGAAAACCCCGACGGTGTTCCCGATCATACGTACATCAACCTTTCCCGACTGGATGCCAACCTCGGTGGTGACGAGTTTCGTTCCCGTTTGGTGCTGAAGACACCGGTCAGCGATCCCGATCTGGATGCGATGATGAAAGGCCGGATCAATCTGGACAATGTCAAGAAATTCGTTCCGCTCGAAAAGGGAACCGATCTAAGTGGTCGTATGGAAGCCGATCTGGAACTGAAGGGACGCATGTCGTCGATCGACCGCAAGCAGTACGATCAGTTTAAAGCAGCCGGGCGTTTGCTCCTGAGCCAGTTCAAATACGTCGATCCTGCCGTAGGGAAACCTGTTTCGATCGCTGAACTGAAGCTGGGCTTTTCTCCCCAGATTGTTCGACTGGAGAATCTTCAGATGCAGGCAGGGAAGACCGATATCCAGGCGGAAGGAAGCCTGGAACAGTTTCTCGCGTACTTCCTGAAAGACGAAGGGGTTCTGACGGGCAAGCTGAACATGACTTCCCGGGTGGTGGACCTGAACGAGTGGATGCCTGCATCGGACTCCACCAATGCTGCCACAGCCGACACGGCTGCGCTGAGTGTTATTCCGGTTCCTGCCAACATCGATTTCACCTTGAACGCGTCGATCGGCAAACTGGTCTATACCAATTTCAATATCTATAACCTGAAAGGTTCACTGATCGTTCGCGATGAATCCGTCCGGATGAGTGGAGTCAACATGCAATTGATGGATGGGACGATGGCGATGAACGGAAGTTACTCGACGAAGAATCCCAAAGCTCCGGACATCGACTTCAGCATGGACATCAAGAACTTCGATATGCAGAAAACGGTGGCGACCTTTAATACGGTGGAAAAGCTCGCACCCATGGCGAAGTATTGCTCGGGCAAGTTCGGTACGACCATGACGGTGAAGGGACAGTTGGATCAACACATGAGCCCGGTAGTGAATTCCCTCACCGGTGCAGGAAAGCTGAGTACCAGTCAGGTTGTGATTTCGAATTTCCCTGCATTCAACAAACTGGCGGATGCGCTGAAGATGCCCTCCTGGAAAAAGCTGGATGTACCCGCGTTGAATCCTTCCTTCCGTTTTGTCAATGGCCGCGTCTATGTGGATCCGTTCGATGTGACCATGAACGGGAACAAGGCGACCATTGCAGGATCGAACGGATTCGACCAGACCATCGACTATACCATGGCTGTTCAGATTCCGCGGAGTTCGTTTGGCGGCAACGCCAACGCAGCACTCGAAGGTCTCGTTTCCAAGGCCAATGCTTCCGGAGCCAATTTCAGTTTGGGAGAGACGGTCCCGTTGAATGTGACCATTGGCGGTACGGTGCTGGAGCCCAAGGTCGGAACGGACCTCAATAAAAAAGGCGCAGCGGTTATGGATGACCTGAAGGCCAAGGCCAAAGCGGAGTTTGATAAGAAGAAGGCTGAAGCCGAAGCGAAAGCCCGGGCCGAGGCCGACAAGCTCAAGGCGGAAGCGGAAGCAAAGCTGAACGCCGAGAAGGAAAAGGCCAAGGCGGAAGCGGATCGTTTGAAGAAAGAAGCGGAAGCGAAAGCGAAAGCAGCTGCCGACAGCGCGAAGAAAGCCGCGGAGAAGAAAGGGAAGGAGATGATCGACGAATTCAATCCGTTCAAGAAGAAGAAGTGATAAAAGCCGTTTGTCCTATTGGCAGGTTCCTGATCGCGGGAACATTGCTGTTGAACTCCTGCCTGGCGGTTGCGCAATCATGCCCGAAGTCGGAGAATAAAAAAGCCCTCCGCTTCCAGGAGGAGGCGGAGTCGGCTTACAAGTCGCGCAAGTACGAAGATGCGTTGGATGCCAGTGGAAAAGCGATTGACGCGGATCCGGAATATGCAGACGCTTATTTGCTGCAAGGTTATGCCGCATTGAAGAAACGCTCATTCGGATTGGCGGAAGAGAGTTTGCAAAAGGCGATCGAACTCTGCGAGTCGGTCGATCCGGAAGCCTATTATCAGCTGGGTTGGTTGTATTATGACCTCAAGAAATGGAAGGAGTCGGAGCGCTACCTGTCAAAATTCACAGGTCATGACCGGATCAACGAAGAACATGGTGCCAAGGCCGAATTGATGCTGGCAAGGGCGAAGCTTTATGCCCATCCGGTACCCTTTGACCCGCAACCGGTGAAAGACCTGAGCACACCCGACCCCGAGTATCTGCCGTACATATCACCCGACCAGGACCTGGCGTTTTTCACCCGCCGCTTTGAACTGAAGGACAAGAACATGCTGGTGCCGCAAAGCGTCGAGAAATTCATGCTTTCGAAACGCACCGGTCTGGGCGTTTTTGAGCGAGGTGCCCCGATGCCATTACCCTTCAATCAGGCAAGCTCGAACAACGAAGGCGGGGCAACGATCACGATTGACAATAAGCACTTGTTCTTTACGGTCAATACAAAGGGTAATTTCGACATCTGTACTTCGGATCGCGAAAATGGGCAGTGGGGAGAGATCCGGAATCTCGGCCCGAATGTCAACGACCCGAAGCAATGGGATTCGCAGCCGACCATTGCGCCGGACGGGAAGACGTTGTACTTCGCTTCAGCAAGGGATGCAGCCACGGGAATTGATCTCTATGTGACAACGCGGTCGGATGATGGAACATGGAACAAGGCGCGTAAGCTCCCGCCTCCCGTCAACACGAACGGGAATGATAAATCGCCTTTCTTTCACAGCGATGCCCGGACCTTGTATTTCTCTTCCGACAGTCTGCCTGGATTGGGCGGATACGATATTTACTTTTCCCGACAGGATGAGAAGGGTAACTGGAGCAAACCGGTGAATCTGGGCTATCCGATCAATACGGAAGCCGATGAAGTGGGATTCTTTGTCAGCACCGATGGGAAAAAAGGATTTTTCAGCTCCAACAAATTGAATAACGGAGCCGGCGGTTTCGATATCTATTCCTTCGATTTGTATGAAGGCGCCCGACCGGGGAAGGTGTATTTTCAAAAGGGCGATCTGAACGGACCGGAGGATGCTGATCCATTACCTGCTACGATCGAGATCAAGGATGCGGTGACAAGAAAACTCACCAGGATCGATGTCGATTCCGTGACCGGTGAATATGCCTTCGTCGTAAACTTCGATCACGACCTCCTGGTATCCGTTAAGAAAGAAGGCTATGCGTTCGAATCCCAGTATGTATCACGGAAAGACACGGCCCGACCATTGGTAGTTACCAGCGATCTTCAACTGAAGAAGCTGGAAGTAGGGGCACAGTACCCGATCAACGATATCCTGTTCGGAACGAATTCTTCCGAGATCAACGACACCATCAAGACCGTCCTGGATGATTTTGCGGAGTATCTGCAGTTGAACCCGAAGTTGCGGGTCGGCATTCAGGGGCATACGGATAATGTCGGGAACCCAGGTGATAACATGGCGCTTTCAGAGCGTCGCGCCAAGGCCGTCTTCGACTATCTCGTCGGTCAGGGCATTACCGCTACCCGGATGACGCATAAGGGATATGGCGAAACGAAGCCGCTTTTCCCGAATGCTACCGAAGCCGGACGTGCGAAGAACCGAAGGACGGTTTTCGTGGTTTCCCAGAATTAATGGTATGGAAAATGCTATGCACCGTGCTCCACTTAAAAAATCCAGCATGAAGTACTTTCTAGCCCCGGTATTCGCTCTCCTGATCGCGATACCGGTATCCGCACAGCAAGTGCGATCGATCACGGAATCCGACGTGAAATCCGTAAAAGTCTTCCTCAATGGAGCGCAGGTTAATCGGGAAGCAAAAACCACCATCGATGCCGGCACCACCTTACTGCAGATCGAAAACCTGTCGCAGTACATCGATAAGAGTTCGATCAGTGTGAGCGGAACAGGAGAAGCGGTGATCGCCGGAGTGGGTTTCAGGATGGAGTACCTGACCGAAGACCGAAAATCACCGGAGGTCCGTCAACTCGAGGACTCGGCAAAAACGCTTCAGTTGGAATTGGACAAAGTGAATGGGTTGGAGCAGGTGTACAACGATGAAATAACCCTGCTGAATGCCAATAAAGCGGTGGGTGGTTCAAACATAGGTGTGGATGTCGACAACCTGCGGGAAGTAGCCGATTTTTTCCGACAACGCATGATTGAACTGCGCATCAAACTCATCGATTCGGGACGGGAAAAGAAGAAAGTCAGTGAACGCCTGGCTCGCGTCACACAACAATTGAATGAACTGAATGCAAGGAAGAATCATCCGTTCGGAACCATTCTGGTCACCCTGACTGCCCGTCAACGCACCAGTGTCAACCTTTCCCTGAGCTACTATGTGCAGGGTGTCGCCTGGTCGCCGCTGTATGATATCCGTGCCAAAGACGTGGCGAGTCCGGTGCAGTTGTCTTATAAAGCACAGGTGACAAATGCTACGGGAGAGCAATGGGAGAATGTTCGGCTGACACTTTCAACAGGCAATCCGAGTCTGGGTGGTACAAAACCACAACTGAATCCGTGGTACCTCGATTTTCTTCAGCCCTACTATGGGCGCCAGAAACAAGAGTTGAAAGAACTGTCAGCGGTACCGGCCATGCGGGATGATAATCTGGCGATGGGCCAGGCCGTCGAGCTTTCCGCGCCGATTGTTCAGATGAATGAGAACCAACTGGCCACCGACTTTGACATCACCCTTCCGTATACCTTGAACGGCGACGGCAAACCGGTCACGGTCGATATCCAGTCCCATCAACTTCCGGCCACCTACACCTATTATGCAGCACCGCGTCTGGACCGGGATGCCTTCTTGCTGGCACGTGTCACGGGTTGGGATGCATTGAACCTGCTGCCTGGACAAGCGAATGTCTATTTTGAAGGAAGCTATGTCGGAGAAACTTCGATCAATCCCAACGCCACACAGGACACCCTGGATCTTTCACTCGGCCGTGATAAACGGATTGTCATTACACGCGAGAAACTGAAAGAACTGACCACCAATAAAACCATCGGCGGTACGCAGGTCCATGAAACTACCTGGGAGATCAAAGTGCGGAACTCGAAACGCGAGGCCATCAATCTGGTACTCGAAGATCAGTTCCCCGTGAGTCGTGACAAAGACATCAAGGTACAAACCGGAGACTTCTCCGGTGCCTCGTACGATGAAGTTAGCGGCAAACTGACGTGGAGGTTGTCGATAGGTTCCAACCAAACGGAAAACCGCAAGTTCAACTACACGGTCAAACACCCGAAAGACCGACCAGTTCCGGGCCTTTAATCAAGAAGGAGAAACGCCGCCTGTATAGGCGGCGTTTCTTATTTCCTTAACATCCGGCGTTGGGAAGATTCGCGCATTTTCCGTTTTTTTGCAGCACGGAATGGCGAGCAAGAAGCTGATATACAATATTTTACTCGTTTTCGGGCTAATTTCCGCTTTTCCGAAATGGTTGAACGCGCAATGCGCTTCCACCGTCAGTAGTTTTCCCTATTTCGAGAGTTTTGAAGTCGGTAACGGAGGGTGGAGCAGCAGTGGCTCGAATGATGACTGGGCGCTGGGTACTCCGGGCAAACCGGTTATTCGTACGGCCGGCGACGGTTTGAATTCCTGGATTACCGGCGGACTAACGCTTTCTTTTTACAACTTCGGGGAACGATCGTGGGTGGAAAGTCCCTGTTTCGATTTTTCCGGATTACAGTTCCCGGAAGTCTCCTTGATGGTTTTCTGGGAAACCGAGTATCAATACGACGGCGCCAATTTGCAATACTCGATCGATGGGGGTTCCTCTTGGGTGAATGTTGGCAACGCGAATGAATCCGGTACTTGCCTCTCGGAAAATTGGTTCAACCGTTCAGGCATCAATAATCTTTCCGGGTTTGTCAATCCGGGATCCGGTTGGTCCGGTAACGTGCAACCGACTTCAGGTTCCTGTCGCGGCGGGAATGGCAGCGGCGATTGGGTAACCGCCCGCCATTGCGTACGTGAGTTAGCCGGACAACCGGAAGTGCGCTTTCGGGTTACGTTCGGTTCGGGTACCACTTGCAATGACTTCGATGGTTTCGCATTCGATGCCTTCCAGATCCGGGAAAGTTCCAGCGCTGCTACTGCAGGTGTTCTGTTTAGCTGTGTAAATGAAACCACGGTGCAATTCTCGGATGCCGATCCTTCCTGTAATCAATCCTGGTCCTGGGATTTCGGAGACGGAACTTCGGGTTCTTCTTCGGAGACTGTCTCCGGAACTTCGCATACATTTTTAACTCCAGGCACCTATACGGTGACCCTGGAAACCGAAAATGCATGCGGTGCTTCGGCAGTCGGAACGCAGGAAATAAACGTGCTGCGCGCTACCTCGGTAACACAAGCCGTTAGCTGTGCCGGTGGTAACGATGGGAGCGTCTCCCTCGAAGTCCTGCCTTCCGGTCTTGCACATGCGACTGTCTGGCAACTTCCGGTTCCGGTTGTCGGAGATAGCCTTTTGGGACTTGAGGAAGGAGTATACGACGCAATCGTTTCGGTCAGCAACGGTTGCTCGCTGGAAGTCTCCACCGGCATTGAAACTCGTCCCGACGGGTACGTTCGTCCCGAGTTGGGCCCTGACACGTTTGTCTGCCCGGACCGGCCCCTGCAACTGGGCGGGGGAGTGTTTGATCAATATTTGTGGTCGACGGGGGATGATGGACCGTTTGTGCTCATTTCAGATTCAGGCGTAATTGCTTTGCAAGTGACCAATGCACGCGGTTGTACCGGTACCGATACGTTACATGTGCGACTGGATTGTCTGGGCGAACCCTTATTGCCGAATGCCTTTACACCCAATCAGGATGGTATTAACGATGCCTGGTCGCCCGTAGGACCATTGGAGCGTGTTATCGGCTGGAACATTTACGACCGCTGGGGAAATGCTATTCTCCTGAATCAGGGACCATATGACCGCTGGGATGGAAAGTTGTCCGGTAAGCCGGCTCCTACCGGCACATATGTCTGCCTGCTTCGGTATCTTGCCACCGATGGAAGTGAGCAACAAAAGACAGGACGGGTCACCCTGCTTTACTGATCTTCGTTTATTTTGCTTGCTGCTGCTTGCGCTCCAATCCGCTTCGGTAGCGATGGCTCAGGAGAAGTCCGATTCATCCGGCATCCCATTGCTTTCTCCCTGGGAGAACGCGACACGACCACATCCAGGGAGAACCAGACTGATCGCCGGTACAACCCTGGGCTTGTATCCGCTGAGCATGACCTGGCTGTATGCTCAATGGTATAAAGATTATCCTCAGTCAGGTTTCCACTTTTTCAACGATGCCGGTGAATGGGAACAAATGGATAAAGTTGCGCATGCCTGGGATGCGTACTCGATCGCCAAGCCGCTCGCCAGGACCTTTCGATGGGCAGGACATGGTACTCACCGATCCGCGCTCTACGGTGCAGGTATCGCGTTCCTTTACCAAACCACCATTGAAGTGTTTGACGGATTTTCCGCCGAATGGGGATTCTCCGTACCGGATATGCTGGCGAACAGCTTTGGTACAGGTGCATTCCTTTCGCAAGAGTTATTGTGGCAGGAGCAGCGTATCACACTGAAATATTCGTTTCACCTCTCCGAATATGCGCGGTTTCGACCGGAGGTACTCGGTGAAACGTTTCCAGAAAGGATCCTGAAGGACTACAATGGAATGACGTGCTGGGCAGTCCTAAACCCGGCAAGTTTCCTGAAGGGGAACGAAAAATTTCCCCGCTGGTTGAGTGTCGCAATCGGTTATGGTGCCGACGGGATGACCGGAGGTGAAGAAAATCCTCCTGCCGTGGATGGCGTACCGATTCCATCCTTCGAACGCCGAAGGCAATTCTATCTCAGTGTTGATGTGGAGCTATCGCGCATCCGGACACGATCACGGTTCCTGAAAGCGGTGGGAAGTGTGATCAACCTGATCCACTTACCGGCCCCCGCCCTGGAAATTTCACCGGGTAGGAGTGTGAAGGGCCACTGGTTATACTTCTGATCAATACGTGGGAATCGAATGGTCGATCTCGCGGGCGTAGGCGAGTATCCCACCGCGCAGGTTGTACAAATTGGTGAAGCCATACCGTCGTTCCAGTTCCTGGACCACGACACCGGAACGACCGCCGGATTTGCAATGAATAATCACGTCTTTATCGCGGGCAATGCGATCGATCTGTTCGAAGATGGTCCCCATCGGGATGAGCTCTCCGGAAAGATTGCAAACTTCGAACTCATAGGATTCCCGTACATCGATGAGTTGAAAATCTTCTCCATTATCGCGTTTCTCCTTTAATTCCTGGACGGTGACTTCCTTCATGAACCTCTTGGTTTTGAGACAGTTCAAAAATAACTTAAATTGTCCATTCACACACTAACCCATCTGCTTTATGGACTCTACCACGAATACTGAAATCCTTGTATATGCAGGCTTTTGGCGAAGGTTTGCAGCGATGTTGATCGACTATTTGATACTCGGCGCATTGCACATGATCGTAATCGTTCCGGTACTTGGAATGTTAGGCATCGGTGCGGTTGCCAGCGGTATCGATGCGGAAGGCATGTCGGAAGACGATCAGGCCATGTTGTTCATGGCTATTCTCAGCGGCGCGGCAATCCTGTATGTAGTACTGGCCATTATCGGTTGGTTGTACTACGCTTTGATGGAATCCAGTTCCCGGCAAGCCACGGTCGGAAAGATCGCTTTAGGCTTAAGGGTTACTGATCTGAATGGCGAAAGGATAACTTTCCTGCGCGCCACCGGCCGGTATTTTGGAAAGATCATTTCCGGCATGATCCTGTACATTGGTTTCATCATGGCAGCCTTCACGGAAAAGAGGCAGGCCTTGCATGACCTGATGGCGGAATGCCTCGTTGTATCGAATCCCTCACAATCCTAAATCCACTTACATGAAAAGAACGCTACGCATCCTGAGTGCCTGTCTATTACTTGCTCAGCAAGCATTCGCAGGCAGCGGCGGACCTGACGCTTACGGTTATGTCTGGCGCGACAACCTCGACCCGGCCGGGCCAGTGTTCAACTGGATCGATCTTACCACCCGAACGGGCGTCAACCTCGTGGAGAATCTGTCGGATGACAATACCAAGGGGCCCTTCAACATGAATTTCGATTTCCACTATTACTGGTACGATGTCGATCAGTTTTGGGTCGGCAGCAACGGTTACATTGCCTTCCAGAATGGTCAGTTATCGGCTTCCTTTCCTTCCATACCAAGCACCAGCCAGCCGCATAATTTCATTGCAGCCATGGCGTCTGACCTGAATTTCGACGGTACCGGAAATCCCGGCCGGTGTTATTCCTGGCAAAGCCCGACCGGCGACAGCCTGGTGGTATCCTGGGTGGATGTTCCCTTCTGGGATCCGGCAGCGCCGAACTATATCGGCTCGAACAGTTTTCAGATCATCCTGACCAGTGTCGACAGTTCCATAACATTCCAGTACCTGTCCCAAAACGGAGTATACAACGGGGGGACGGCAACCTATTGGTCGTCGGGTATTGAAAACATCACCGGCGGGGTCGGACTGCAACACTTATTGAATCCGGTCAATGTTCCGGGTGTCAATTATCTGGCTACACCTTATGCGGTAAAATTCTACTATCCCGCCACCACCTCGTATCAGGTACTCGATCTTAGCTGCACGTATTCCAACAATCCATCCAATGGAGGCGTTTTCATCAGTGACCGAACCGCAGCGCCATGGCCGCTGCAATTACAGGTCAAGAACACCGGGAATACCACCTGCAATGCGTTCAATGTCTATTCGTATGTGGCAACCGACAATTTCGGAACTACCGGAACGGTGATCGTGGACGATACCGTTACACAAGCCGGTATGGCGCCTCAAACGACTTCCGATATCACCATGTCGGAAACTTTTAGCCCGGATGGAGTGGGAACCTACTTACAGGTCAGCCGTACCCTGTATCCCGGTGATCTGGTACCATCCAATGATTCATCGACTGTTGAGATCGTTGTCGTGGATACCACGGTGCTGCCGGTCAGGCTTTCCTTTGACAACGGATCCGCGAGCGGAGTCGGCTTGAACTGGCAGGCGGGCAATGGTGGAGCGGGCGTACACTTTATTCCGCCATTCTATCCCTGTAAGGTCACAGAGGTGCATGCCTATATCCAGGCCAATCCGAACCTGGTTGGTTTTTACATGACCGTTTTCGATGATAACGGCGGCAGCGGAGCACCCGGTACGCGTCTGGATTCCGTGTATGCCGATCCGGCTACCTTTACCACACCGGGTTGGGTCAGCCTGCAGCTGACAACACCGATCGTCATCAACAGCGGCGGATTTTATGTTGCCTGGAACATGGCAGGAGAATTCATCAGCCTCGGTCAAGACCTGATCGGACCTTTTTCGAACCGCACCTATGAAGTGTTAAGCAATGCCTGGGCGATCTACCGTACACGGGAAACGGAGGATCTGATGATCAATGCCACCGTCGATACCGTCAATCTGATCACCGGCATGGATTTGCTGGATGACAGGAGTGTTTCCCAATTCTATCCGAATCCGGCATCCGGAATCGCTTGTCTTCAGCTTCAAAATACGGAGTATTCGGCCGAAGGAGTTTCGATCGAAGTCTTCCTGCCCGATGGACGCTGCACACTACGCCGTTCAGGCCGGGATACGGGAGTTATCTCTCCTCTGGTGCTCGATGTTTCAAACTGGAAAAGCGGGTTGTATTTTATCCGACTGACATCAGGAAATCAGCAAGTGACAAGGCGACTACAAGTATTGCATTGACCTACATGAAAAAAGGAAGGCCGGGCGTTGAACCCGGCCTTTCTTTTTTATAGCTGACGATTATTGAAGAACAACCCGCAGTGATTCGCGTTGGTCGTCTTGTCCCAATTCCAGCACATAGACTCCACGTGCCAATTGGTGCACATCCAGGTTGATCTGGTTCAAGCCGGCGATGAGGCGAAGATCCTGTTGCAGTACGATTCTTCCGGTCAGATCCCGCAGCATAACCCGGCTGTTCGACTTTTCAAGCGCATCGACCTGTACGGTCAACAACTCCGATGCCGGATTCGGGAAGGCCGAGATGTTTCCGGAGGTGGTTGCTGTTGCAGCTGAACGACAGTTGATGGCCACTGCCATGTTTCGGTTGGAACTGTTGCCACAACCGTTACCGGCATTGACGCTTACGGTACCGCCATTCGCACCGAAATTGACGAGGATGGAATTCGTACCGGCACCGGATGCGATGGTAGCTCCGGATGGAACCACCCAATTATACGTAGTCGCTCCGGATACGGAGGCAGTGGAGAAGGCGACGTTGGTCTGATTGGCGCATACCGCAGTAGGTCCGCTGATGCTGGACGGTACAGCAGGTTTGGCAGTCAGGGCCGCGCAACGCTGAGGGCTGTTTCCACATAAATTCGAAGCGGTCACACACAGGTTGCCGGATACAAATGCGGGAGAGACGTTCACACCGATCGACGTAGTGCCGGCACCGGATTGGACCGAAATACCGCTGGGTACATTCCAGGAATAGCCTGTAGCTCCGGTCACCGGTGAGATCGAGAAGTTCATGGCGCCTGCGCTGCAAATTCCGGTGAGGGTTCCGTTGATGGAACCGGGAGTAACCGGTTTGCTGCGGATATAAGCCACGCGAGAACTGCTGGTGCCACAGGAATTGACCGTAGCAACGGTCAGGTTACCGCCGGTAAATCCCGCGCTGAAAGTAACGGTGACGGCATTTGTTCCTGCACCGGAG
This genomic stretch from Bacteroidota bacterium harbors:
- a CDS encoding rhodanese-like domain-containing protein, whose product is MKEVTVQELKEKRDNGEDFQLIDVRESYEFEVCNLSGELIPMGTIFEQIDRIARDKDVIIHCKSGGRSGVVVQELERRYGFTNLYNLRGGILAYAREIDHSIPTY
- a CDS encoding RDD family protein; the encoded protein is MDSTTNTEILVYAGFWRRFAAMLIDYLILGALHMIVIVPVLGMLGIGAVASGIDAEGMSEDDQAMLFMAILSGAAILYVVLAIIGWLYYALMESSSRQATVGKIALGLRVTDLNGERITFLRATGRYFGKIISGMILYIGFIMAAFTEKRQALHDLMAECLVVSNPSQS
- a CDS encoding DUF2279 domain-containing protein, with protein sequence MLLLALQSASVAMAQEKSDSSGIPLLSPWENATRPHPGRTRLIAGTTLGLYPLSMTWLYAQWYKDYPQSGFHFFNDAGEWEQMDKVAHAWDAYSIAKPLARTFRWAGHGTHRSALYGAGIAFLYQTTIEVFDGFSAEWGFSVPDMLANSFGTGAFLSQELLWQEQRITLKYSFHLSEYARFRPEVLGETFPERILKDYNGMTCWAVLNPASFLKGNEKFPRWLSVAIGYGADGMTGGEENPPAVDGVPIPSFERRRQFYLSVDVELSRIRTRSRFLKAVGSVINLIHLPAPALEISPGRSVKGHWLYF
- a CDS encoding gliding motility-associated C-terminal domain-containing protein produces the protein MNAQCASTVSSFPYFESFEVGNGGWSSSGSNDDWALGTPGKPVIRTAGDGLNSWITGGLTLSFYNFGERSWVESPCFDFSGLQFPEVSLMVFWETEYQYDGANLQYSIDGGSSWVNVGNANESGTCLSENWFNRSGINNLSGFVNPGSGWSGNVQPTSGSCRGGNGSGDWVTARHCVRELAGQPEVRFRVTFGSGTTCNDFDGFAFDAFQIRESSSAATAGVLFSCVNETTVQFSDADPSCNQSWSWDFGDGTSGSSSETVSGTSHTFLTPGTYTVTLETENACGASAVGTQEINVLRATSVTQAVSCAGGNDGSVSLEVLPSGLAHATVWQLPVPVVGDSLLGLEEGVYDAIVSVSNGCSLEVSTGIETRPDGYVRPELGPDTFVCPDRPLQLGGGVFDQYLWSTGDDGPFVLISDSGVIALQVTNARGCTGTDTLHVRLDCLGEPLLPNAFTPNQDGINDAWSPVGPLERVIGWNIYDRWGNAILLNQGPYDRWDGKLSGKPAPTGTYVCLLRYLATDGSEQQKTGRVTLLY
- a CDS encoding T9SS type A sorting domain-containing protein, whose translation is MKRTLRILSACLLLAQQAFAGSGGPDAYGYVWRDNLDPAGPVFNWIDLTTRTGVNLVENLSDDNTKGPFNMNFDFHYYWYDVDQFWVGSNGYIAFQNGQLSASFPSIPSTSQPHNFIAAMASDLNFDGTGNPGRCYSWQSPTGDSLVVSWVDVPFWDPAAPNYIGSNSFQIILTSVDSSITFQYLSQNGVYNGGTATYWSSGIENITGGVGLQHLLNPVNVPGVNYLATPYAVKFYYPATTSYQVLDLSCTYSNNPSNGGVFISDRTAAPWPLQLQVKNTGNTTCNAFNVYSYVATDNFGTTGTVIVDDTVTQAGMAPQTTSDITMSETFSPDGVGTYLQVSRTLYPGDLVPSNDSSTVEIVVVDTTVLPVRLSFDNGSASGVGLNWQAGNGGAGVHFIPPFYPCKVTEVHAYIQANPNLVGFYMTVFDDNGGSGAPGTRLDSVYADPATFTTPGWVSLQLTTPIVINSGGFYVAWNMAGEFISLGQDLIGPFSNRTYEVLSNAWAIYRTRETEDLMINATVDTVNLITGMDLLDDRSVSQFYPNPASGIACLQLQNTEYSAEGVSIEVFLPDGRCTLRRSGRDTGVISPLVLDVSNWKSGLYFIRLTSGNQQVTRRLQVLH